The Dyadobacter sp. 676 DNA window CACGCTGCCGTATTTCTGTACCAGACTAAAATAGCCCCATGCTCGGAAGAAACGGGCTTCCGCCAGATAACGGTCCAGCACAGCCGGTGTTACAGCGGCACGTGGCGCTTTTTCGAGAATATTATTCGAAGCACGAATCAGGTTGTACGGCGTGTTATAGTCAGCCGAAGCCGTTGCAGGAGCCAGCCTCGACCCGTCGCTGATCATATTGGCCGAAAGCCCGAATGCATCGTCCGACCACACGTCGTCATTGTTAAAACCCGGCAGGAACGTATACAGATAATTGTTAGCTGCCTTGATGTCCGATTCGGACGTCCAGAAGGCGTCGTCGCTGATGTTGGTTTCCGGCAGACGGTTCACGTCGCACGACGCCAGACCGGCCAGCAGCGACAGGCCTATGAATGCTTTTTGAATGGTTATTTTCATTGGTATTTTCTTAAAAGCCATGATCAGTCAGAGTTTTAAAACGACACGTTAATACCCAGCGAAGCGGTGGCGAAGAATGGATAATCATTTTCCACGCCATCACGTGTTTCCGGGTCGAAATAACCCTGGAACTTGCCCAATCCCGAGAAAGTCAGGATATCCTGGCCGGAGAAAAACACGCGTGCACGCGACATCTTTATGCGCTCGGTAATGCGCGAGGGGATCGTGTATCCGAACTGGATGTTTTTCAGGCGTACATAGCTTGCATCCAGCGTCCATTTGTCGGAAGGCAGGTAGTTGTGAGTACCGCCGGTGTATGGTCTGGGGAACAGCGCGTCGGTATGCTCGGGCGTCCAGTAATCACTGTGGATGCCCATAGCCTGTTTCCACGTTACCAGTAGCGGGGCAACCGATTCGGCCGTTGAGCGGTAACTGCGCTTGCCTACCCCCTGAAAGAATGCCGTGAAGTCGAAACCCTTCCAGCTGGCGCCGAGGTTCACGCCGAACAGGTAACGCGGCGCGGTAGTACCGAGCAATACGAGGTCTCCATGGTCTGCAACGGTTCCTTTGCCTATCGAAAGACGCTTGTCGCCATTACGGTCGATGTATTTCACATCGCCGGGCCCTGTGCGGTTATCCTGGAATGCCCATTCTTTTACCTCGTCGGCAGAGTTGAAATAGCCGGCTGTCTGATAGCCCCAGATCGTATTCAGCGCATATCCCTCGATCAGGTCGTTTTTCCCGGGTCCGACAACCGTCCGTCCCGAGAAATTGATGAGCTTATTATTATTATCGGAAAAATTAATGGCCACGGAATAGTTGAAATCCTTGCCGATCTTGTCGCGGAAGCGCAGCTCGGTTTCCCATCCCCACGATTTCAGTTCGCCGTTGTTCTTCCGTGGCGTGCCTACGCCGATCACTCCTGGTAACTGCTGCGGAGTGAGCATGTTGCGGTTGAACTTCACATAGTAATCGCCGCTGAATTGCAAACGGTTTTGCAGCAAACCGATATCGATGCCACCGTTGGTCGTTTCGATGGTTTCCCACGAAAGCGCCTCCGACGGAATAGAGCCCTGGTAAATGTAGGAGGTGCGCGAATCGCCCAACACAAGGTTGTTCCCGCGAGTAAGTTGGCTCACATAATCATAATAACCGATGTTGGTACCCAATGCGCCCCCGAGGCGTCCCCACGACCCGCGCAGCTTGAACTCAGAGAAAAACGGCAGCGGGGTGGCAAACCAGTTTTCCTGATGCAGGTTCCACCCTGCCGACACCGCCGGGAAGACCTTTCTCCTGTAACCCGGTGCCAGTTTCGAGCTCTCGTCCAACCGAATGGTGGCTTCGATAAGGTATTTATTTTTGTAGTTGTAATTAAATCTTCCAAAAACCGACTGGAACGCATACGTCGCGATTATCTGCCGGTTGCTTTTCGTCTTGTCGTCGCCCAGGTTCAATGTAGGCAAATCGTTGCTCACGAGGTTGGTGGCGGCGGTAAACAACGTGTCGGTCCGGAAGTCTTCCCACTGGTAACCTGCGAAAAGACCGAAATTATGGTCCTTACCCACCGTAAAGTCATAATTGACCAATGCCTGCAAGTTGGTATTCTTGGTCACGTCGTCGGTAATGGCGAACGAATTGATCTGGTTCACATACCCGGCCACCTTCGATTTGCTCCAAAGGGGCACAGTACGGTTAAACTGCTCGCGGTCGCCGCGGCGGTACTGCGTTCCGGCAATGGCGCGGATTTGCAAACCTTTGATAAAATTGGCGGCCGTCAGCGTAAACACCCCATCGAAGTAATTTCTACGGTTTTCATTATAACCGCCCGATTCGAGGATGGCATACGTGTTGTTGGCGGTATTATAACGGCCCTCCGGCGTGAAAAACGGATTTCTGGTACGGAAACGGTAAACCTGGTAAATCAACCCGCTGCCATTCACCTCCGTCGACGCAGTCCTGGCCTTATCGTTGGTGTAGGACAAACGGCTGTCGAGCGTCAGGTGCTTCGTCAGTTGCGAACCCAGGTTCAGCCTCACATTGTACCGGTCGTAACTGTCGGGGCCTACCTTGAAAACGCCCTGTTTGTTGTAATAGCCTCCCGAAAGCAGGAAGTTGAGCTTTTCCGTTCCGCCGCGGGCAGTCAGGTTATGCGTGCTCATGGAGGTGTACTTACGCAGGATCTGGTCGGCTATCGGTTCCTGATTGTAATACAAATAGGAAGAAGTATCGGCCGGGTTAACCACATAAGGAACGCCGTCGCGGATACGCTGGATTTCCTCGTCGGTATATTCCGGAGCGCTGCCCGAATTGGCGCGGGCCAGATTCGAGAACAGCGCCTCGTCCAGCAACGACATCCGTTTCGGTACATTCAGCGACCAGTCGATCCCCTGCTGACCCGTGTAGTCAAACGTAACCTTACCGGTTTTCCCTTTTTTGGTAGTAATCAAAATAACCCCGCCCGCGGCCTGCGCACCGTAAATGGCTGCCGCTGCCGCGTCTTTCAGTACGCTGATGTTCTCGACGTCGTTCGGGTTCATGGTTTGCATCGTGCTGATGGGCACACTAACGCCGTCGAGCAGTACGAGCGGGTTCACGTTGCCGTTGGCCGAAGTCGCGCCGCGGATCTGGATATTGATATTTTCACGGCCCGGCTGACCGGTCTGCCGGGTCACCACCAGCCCGGGCGTTACGCCCTGCATACCCGTAGCCAGGTTACTGGTGGGGCGGTTTTCAATGGCTTTCGAATCGATGGTCGATACCGCACCGGTGAGATTGGCCTTTTTCTGCGTGCCGTAGCCGACGACCACGACTTCCTCCAATGCACGGTCGTCCGTCAGCAGTTGCACATCGATCACCGTTTTGCTCCCCACCGTTATTTCTTGCGAAACATACCCTACAAAGCTGAAAATGAGCACTGCGTTATTGTCCGAGACGGAAAGTTTATATTTGCCGTCCGCATCGGTGGTGGTGCCCGTCTGGGTACCTTTCACGAGAATGCTCACGCCCGGCAGGCCCGCTCCCGCGTTGTCGGTCACGGTCCCCGAGATATCGATCTCCGCGGCCCGGGTTTCCACAGGTTCGGCCGACGCGTCAGGGTGTACTTCGGAGGTGTTCTTTTGCCGTTTGAGGATGATCTTGTTGCCCGATACCTCATATTTCAATCCGAGTGGCTGCAAAATACCGTCGAGCACCGACGACAACGTTTTGTTCTCAGCCTCGAAACTGATCTTTCGTTGCGATTGAATAATTTCCCGGCTATATAGAAAGCTGACATTCGCCGATTTTTCGAGTCTTGAAATCACCGATTCGATGCGTTCGTTTTCTACCGAGATCGAAATGCGCTGGTTGAGCATTTCCTGGGCTGCACCGTTTCCGGCCCAGCTGAATTGCATGAACAGCAACGTGAGCAGCATCTGGATACCCAGTAAACTGCGCAGGGATTGTTTGGAACCTGTCGAGTTCGATTTCATTGGTTAAGGAATTTCATGATGGGTTAAAGTTTAGAAAAAGCATTGTTTCGCCAGAGCTTCGTACCTGGCGGCGCGTCCAAAATCATGCACAGTGTGCACGGTGCAGCGTTTTTTTACATAGGCAAATGGTTAAGTGACAATTTCGCGAAGTACCGGGCGCCCCCGACTAGGCGTCCCCGACTAGGCGCCCCCCCGCTAAGGACAGCCCGTTCCGGAGATCGTGACTTCGTCGCCATTCAGCGTGAACGAAGCCTCGGTAGCCAGGCATATCAGCCGGATCTTTTCCAGAAACGGTTCGTCTTTGAGCGATGCCGTGACGGTGCAGCGGCTCATTTTCTCCCCGTCGAAACGGATTTTCACCGCATAATGCGTTTCCAACGTTTTGAATGCCTCCGATACCGGCATAAACCGGAAGTCGAACGGCTCCGTCTCTATCGCCGTAGTGGCCTCGGCGCGCGCGGGACCGGTAATCGAGCGGATCAGCCTGCCATTCCCACGGATGAGGCTGACCCGCTGGTTGGGATAAAGCGTGAGCGGCTTTTCAAGCTGGTCATCGTCCGTTAAAACGGCCACTTTGCCGGTTTTGACGACCACTTCCGCCTCGGCCCGGCCCGGAAACGACTTCACGCGGAAACTCGTACCCAAAACCCGGGTCGTCAGCTTGTCGGCGTGGACGAGAAAGGGTTTTGAAGGATTTTTGACTACCTCGAAAAACCCCTCGCCGTCGAGGTACACATTACGCTCGGCACCATTCATTTCCTTGCCGAAACGAATGGTGCTGCCTCTGCTCAGCAGTACCGACGAGCCGTCGGGCAAATTCACCAACAGTATGGGCTGTGATCGGTTTTCGCGGATTACCCAGCCGTCCTGCCCGGAAGCATTCATACCCGCGCTCCTCGTGCTCGCCGGGCGCCACGTCTTGCTCCACCAGAAGCCCAGCCCGATCAGCAGCACCGCGGCGGCGGCCCATCGTGCCCAGCGCCACAGCGGCAATGGCCCGTTCCTGCCGGCCTCCGTGCGTAGTAATTCCCGCAGCCTGCCCGCCGCTTCGGTGGTGTCGTCCGCCTGCACGGCATCGCGGCCGTACAATACCAGCAGCATTGCCACGGCTTTCTCGTAGGCCGGTCGTTTTTCGGGATAACGGTTCAGCAAATCCTCCCAAAATTCCCGGCTTTCAGGCGGCCGGTACTTTACCCAGTTGCGGAAAAATTCATTCTGAAGAAAATCTTCCGGAGTGTTCAAATCGTGATCCAGGGTGCCCATTCTTCATTCTTCAAATGATTTCTATGATATTATGAATGACCGGGAACGATATACCCTCGGATCAGGAAAAAAAATTAAAAAAAGAATAGGTTTAGTACCATCGTGACAAACCACCTGGCGCGGATGCGGGTAATGCCTTTTTGGAGGAAATTGGAGACCGACTGCCGGTTGACGCCCATCAGACCGGAAATGTCCGCCACGCTCATGTTTTCGTAATAGCGCAGGAACAGCGCCTCTCGCTCGCGCCTGGGCAGCGCCGCCATTTGCAGGTGCATCTGCGCCACGAGGCCATTCAACGTCTCTTGCTCGATCAGCAGCGATTCGGCGTTGAATTGCTCGGGCAATGAAGTATCCCAATCCAGCGATTCCTCGCCGGCGAACCGCTGGTGATACCGCATATGTCCGAGAATAGCGTGCCTGACGGCTTTGAAGAGGTAAAACTTGACCGACGGCGTTTGGCTGATCCGCTCCCGGTGCTGCCAGAGATCGAGGAAAACGTCCTGGATGCAGTCATCGACAATGCTTTCACCGACGAGAAACTTCATCCCATACCGTCGCAACGCGCCATAGTAACGCTCAGCGATCAGACCCAACGCCTCATTATCGCCATTACGGTAAGCCAGCCAAAGCGCGCTGTCGTCCGTCGTCCTGTCCAAGTTTCCCAAAAGTTTGATTACGCAGTTATCGGTTAACACGCATAGACGAAGAATCCTGTGGTCCACCTGACAACGTTCACCGACACTTTTTCCAAATTTTAGCCGGGATGATCACAAACTGCTAGTTATTATGGTCGTATAAGCACAACAGGCGAACGGGCTGTGAGATGCTGGTGATTGCCAGATTGCTATTCCTAATCAAAAACACGACATTATCGCTGCCGGGATGATAGCGTGCATGAACCTTATTGCCTGCTTCCAGCTGCAAATACCAATCCTCTGAAACCTCCACCGGCAATACTTTTCCAGTCACCGGATGTCCCACATAAACATAAAATGCCCTGGGCGATCGGATCGCGTTCTGCGCGCGGGGTAACCTGATGGATTCTTTATAGTGTACATTCAAATATGCCTGCAAGCTCATCGACGATTTGCGGTAAAGCCAATACTTCCGGATGTAATACAACAGCGTCGGACCGATATTCAGCAGGAAAATCAGCGCGGCGAAACCGATGAATAAAGTTCGTCCCTGCCCCTCTCGAAATAGCCACTGCACTAATGCATTTTCGAACTGGCTAATGTAGCTGTTCATCTCCTCCCTCCTCGCAAAGAGCGCCAGCGAAACGACGACAGACACTACTGATATAGTATAATATGCAATTTTCTCCCACTGCCGCTTGGCGAAAAGCAAACGGTGCGAGAGAAGATCGCCGTAGAATTCGTTGGAGGCGTAACGTTCGAACATCGATTACCTGATAAACGTCGGCATAAGCAATATCGGCTAAAACAAACTGGTCTGCTCACCTGCCGCAGGTCTTCCCAGCAAAGGAATCGTATCGATCACATCGTACTGCCTCCTTTTTTCATTGTATTTCCGGATCGCGAACGAGTCGCATAGAAACCCCGCTTCGTAGTCGGTAAACAGCGTATAAGCCAGCGCGATCCACTCGCGCGTAAGCCTGCGCCCGATGGACATATGCGGGTTCTTCGACTCATCGGCCCATTTTTGCATGTATTGCTTTTTGAATTTCTTATCGAAAGCCTTCATGATCGCCTGGGTGCGCTCGCGGATGGCGTTGGACGATTCTTCGGTGGGCTTAATGTAGAACGCCGAGAAGTTGGCGCGGTCGAAGTCGGCAAAGCCGGAGAAATTGAGCTGAAAAGGCGTTAAAGGAGTGATTAACCTTGTGTACTCTGCCAGAATCAAAGGGTAATCTGTCTCAGCGGCGTCGAAACCGTCGAGGGAAATGTGGCCATCGGCGTTGGCGCTGCCGTAGGATTTGCCGATGGCGTCGCGATAGCCTTGCTTGAAGCCACGGACATCCTCGTCGATGGGCGGCGGAGGCATGATGGCGAGGGAATACGAGCAAAGGCGCGAAGATGCTAGCTGCATTATTTTATATTCTTTTGAGTAAACACCGTCTTATCCATCCGCTGAAACGGCTTCAATGTTTGATAGACCAGAAAGGTAACCGCAGCAATCCGTTCCTGCGGCGTTTTACTTAACCAGTAGTCCAAATCATCTTCGGCTTGATCGACCGCCTTCATGTCGAACTGCCTTCCTACCATCGCGATTTTTCGGGCCATACGTAGTAAATTATATGTAAAATATCGCCTTTTTACCGTATTCTCAGCCTTGAATGCTGAAAATATAAATTCATTTTGCTAAAATATAAATTCATTTCGCGAATATATCCTTCCTCTTCACTTTCGTCGCTACGCTCTTAATTATCCTGAAAGGAGTATCATCCCGCTCTAAAATCGTCTTTGGCTAAACAATGAACCAAACAATGCGCTCACGAATTTTAACTTTCCTCCTATTCCTCGGTCTCGCCACCGCCACCCACGCCCAGCAAACGACCAACAAACCCGACCGTGTCAGATGGTTTCAGGACCTGGGTTTCGGGATGTTCATTCACTGGAACGTGGATGTCTCGCTCGGGACGGTGATCAGCCATTCGCTCGCTGGGGCATCGGACGATTACGTGAGCCGGTACATCAGGGAATTGCCCACATTCTTTAACCCCAAAAAGTTCGACCCCGACGAATGGGCCACGCTGGCGCGGCTTGCAGGAATGAAATATGTCGTTTTCACGACCAAGCACCATGCAGGCTTCTGCATGTTCGACACGAAAACGACGGCCTTCAACGTCATGAACACCCCCTTCAAACGGGATGTGACGAAGGAGATCATTGAGGCATTCCGCAAGCAGGGCATCGCCATTGGACTGTATTTTTCGCCGGAAGACTTCCTGTTTTTCCACCAGAACGGCATCCCGCTCGGCCGCTTGCAGGACAAGCGCCAGTTCCCGACGAACAACCCCAGGCTAATGGAGTACGACAAGGCGCAGATCAGGGAACTTCTCACCAATTACGGTAAAATCGACATCATGTTCTTCGACGGTCCCGGCGATGGGCTGCGCGAGTACGCGTGGAGCCTGCAACCCGATCTCGTGATCACGCGCGACGCCATGAACACCCCCGAGCAAAACATCCCCGACAAAGCGTCGCCGCGCCCGTGGGAAGCCTGCTACACCATGGGCACCGACTGGCAATACAAACCCACCAACGACCCGCACAAATCGGGCACGGAGATCATCAACATGCTCATCGAGATCCGCGCCAAGGGCGGCAACTTCCTGCTGAACGTCGGCCCGAAACCGAACGGCGAAATCCAGATCGAGCAGGAGGCGCTCCTGCGTGAAATTGCCCTCTGGAACTTCGCGAACGGGGAGGCCATATACGCCGTAAAGCCATTGCCCGTCATCCGCGACAAAGACATCTGGTTCACGCAATCCAACGACGAAAAAGCCATTTACGCCTTCATCACCAAGAAGCGCGACGACGAATGGAAATACGGCCAACGCCGGGAGTTCCTCTTCCCGATGATCGAAGGCAATGCTTCGACCAAAGTCGAAGTCCTCGGTTACGGCAGCGAGCTGGTGGAATACGTCAACAATTTCGACGCCTCGATCCGCCACGCCCCTACTCCGCTCGGCCTGGCTGTGAGCGCCGTGAACGGTCAGCGGTTTTACACGAACCGTACGTGGCCTAATGCAGTGGTTTTGAAGATATCCAATGCGAAGTTCAGGGTTCAGGAGGAGAAGAAGACTTCGAAATCGGGGATTGACGGGGCGCAATAGTGTTTTGCGTTGTTAATGCATTGGAATGGAGGCTGCCTGGGTGGTCTCCATTTTTTTTTTGAGTTTTAGTCTTTGCGTAAAAAGTAAGAGGAACGTTGGTTATTGAAATTTGAAATCCTGCGGGAGAACATTCACTCATTCCCTTCCACGGCCCATTCACTCATTCGGTCATTCAATCATCGAGCTTCTGAAAGAAGAAGACCAGCTCGCGGAACGTGCAAAACAAGTCGCTAGCCTTCGGGTTGTGGCCTAGCTCTCCCTGCGCGATCATACAATCGGTGTAGATCGTCCAGAGGTCTTCGACCCATTCTGCGGGGCGTTCATGCTTAATAACGTCTTTACGTGCTCGGCATAGGCGAGCGTGGTCGAATCCGGGGATTCGAGATGTGTTTGTTGATTCATAACTTACTTGTTTTGGGATAAGAAAATGCCCTGTCTTCAGGTGTCCCAGTGTAAGTAAATCACACTCGGGGTGCTTTCGCTGGCCCCACACCATAACAGGGCAATGTTTTTAATGTGTTTCATAGTTTTTACTTGTTTTGGGAGGGCGCATATTCAGGAGAATTTTACCGGAATGCAAGTTAAGGCGACAGCAATTTTCCAACGGCGGCAACTCATTCAACACATAATAATTTTAAAAGTAGTCATACCCCGATCGTTTGATTTCATGCAATTATGAGCTAATCCAGCGGGCTCTACGAAACGTTGGATTATGAAGTGAAGGACCAAGTGATCACGGGACTCGTGATCCATCGCTGGCCATTCAGAAACCAGCCAAAGTTAGTCCCCGTACTTTCTCCTTTACCGTTAGGTCATTCTCTTGCCCGTTAAATAATTTTCAGAAGCCGTAAAGTTCGATTGTAGGTAATTCGGATAAATGGGATACAAATGAGACTAGAACGATTATTTCAGCTATTGCAACAAAAAAGGTCTGCACCTCGAATTTAAGGAAGCAAAGTCCTCACTACCTGACGGTATATTTGAATCAATTTGTGCTATGCTAAATAGTGAAGGCGGAGATATTTTACTTGGCGCGAACGATTTCGGCAGTATTTTAGGTGTTGAGGCTAATCAAGTAGATAAAATGATCAAGGATTTGGTCAGCCTATCAAATAATTCAACGAAAATCAGCCCGACTTTCATTCTATTCCCACGTAAATACGAGATAAATCAAAAATGGATTATTCATGTTCAGGTTCCTGCCAGCTCACAGGTTCACAAAACCTCTCAAATCATTTTCAACAGGAGCGGCGACGGAGACTTCAGGGTAAGCGAAGCACCGCAAATCGCTGAAATCTTCAATCGCAAACGGACACACTACACTGAAAACACGGTTTACCCGTTGCTTCGATTTGAAGATTTCAACGCGGCGTTGTTTCCTAAAATCAGAAATCTGATCCGCAGCAATAATCCTGACCACCCATGGCTCGCACTAGACGACCGGCAGTTCCTCGAAACCGCAGGACTCTGGCGGCGAGACTTCCTTAACGGTCAAGAAGGATATACCCTTGCAGCTGCCCTGCTACTGGGAAAGGATGAGGTTATCACACAAATTCTGCCTCACTATAAAATTGATGCTCTTGTTAGAATTCATGACTTAAACCGCTATGATGACAGAATATATATTCAGACAAATTTGGTTGAGGCGTATGAACAACTTATGAACTTTGTCGAGAAACACCTTCCGGATAAATTCTTTCTTCAAAGAGATCAACGAATCAGTCTTCGAACCGCCATTTTCCGCGAAGTGGTTGCTAACATTATCGTGCATAGGGAGTACACAAATGCTCGTCCTTGTACATTTGTAATTGGCAAAAGTCATGTCGAAACTGAGAATGCAAACAATCCTCACGGTGAAGGAATGATTAACCCCGAACGCTTTGCACCGTTCCCGAAAAATCCCGTGATCGCTAAGTTCTTCATTCAACTTGGTAGGGTAGACGAACTTGGATCTGGCGTACTGAACGTCACACGATTCACAAAACCGTATGTCGGAAGACGCAAGCCAGAATTTATGGAGGGTGTTACATTTCGAATCAAAATTCCCATTCCGACAAACAAGTCTGAGGGAGGAGACGAAGGATCATCAGACGGTAGCGTGAACGCATTCCCAACTGGTGTCGAAAATGGGCTGTTAAATGCCCCGTCAAATGCCTCTGTAAATGGTAGTTTAAATAATGCGATAATCTGTAACGGAAAGGTAATACCATCTCTGTTAATCGAAACTGTTGATCGATTGATAGAAAGTGGAATAAGCGGCAAAGAGCTTGTCGAGCAAACAAATACAAACAGAATCGGCCTAATTCAGGTTGTATTTACCATAGTGGAAAAAGAGGGGCAAAAGGCGCAGGATATAGCATTGAAAATTCAAAAGTCTAGGGCAACCGTCGAACGCTACATCAAAAATGCGAAAGCGCTCAACATTTTGAGATTCGTCGGATCGTCTAAAACCGGGGGATATCAAACAACTGAATACTTCGAGAACAGGCTTGCCGAAGGTGATTAACTGGTAATGAAGAAGTGAGTGAGTAAGTGATGGAGCAAATGAGGGTGTAAATGATGGAGCAAATAAGGGACTAACCACAAAAGCCGGTATATTAGCCACATTATCTTTAACACTTGAACCCAATGCGCCCCAAAAATCCAGCAACAACT harbors:
- a CDS encoding TonB-dependent receptor; this encodes MKSNSTGSKQSLRSLLGIQMLLTLLFMQFSWAGNGAAQEMLNQRISISVENERIESVISRLEKSANVSFLYSREIIQSQRKISFEAENKTLSSVLDGILQPLGLKYEVSGNKIILKRQKNTSEVHPDASAEPVETRAAEIDISGTVTDNAGAGLPGVSILVKGTQTGTTTDADGKYKLSVSDNNAVLIFSFVGYVSQEITVGSKTVIDVQLLTDDRALEEVVVVGYGTQKKANLTGAVSTIDSKAIENRPTSNLATGMQGVTPGLVVTRQTGQPGRENINIQIRGATSANGNVNPLVLLDGVSVPISTMQTMNPNDVENISVLKDAAAAAIYGAQAAGGVILITTKKGKTGKVTFDYTGQQGIDWSLNVPKRMSLLDEALFSNLARANSGSAPEYTDEEIQRIRDGVPYVVNPADTSSYLYYNQEPIADQILRKYTSMSTHNLTARGGTEKLNFLLSGGYYNKQGVFKVGPDSYDRYNVRLNLGSQLTKHLTLDSRLSYTNDKARTASTEVNGSGLIYQVYRFRTRNPFFTPEGRYNTANNTYAILESGGYNENRRNYFDGVFTLTAANFIKGLQIRAIAGTQYRRGDREQFNRTVPLWSKSKVAGYVNQINSFAITDDVTKNTNLQALVNYDFTVGKDHNFGLFAGYQWEDFRTDTLFTAATNLVSNDLPTLNLGDDKTKSNRQIIATYAFQSVFGRFNYNYKNKYLIEATIRLDESSKLAPGYRRKVFPAVSAGWNLHQENWFATPLPFFSEFKLRGSWGRLGGALGTNIGYYDYVSQLTRGNNLVLGDSRTSYIYQGSIPSEALSWETIETTNGGIDIGLLQNRLQFSGDYYVKFNRNMLTPQQLPGVIGVGTPRKNNGELKSWGWETELRFRDKIGKDFNYSVAINFSDNNNKLINFSGRTVVGPGKNDLIEGYALNTIWGYQTAGYFNSADEVKEWAFQDNRTGPGDVKYIDRNGDKRLSIGKGTVADHGDLVLLGTTAPRYLFGVNLGASWKGFDFTAFFQGVGKRSYRSTAESVAPLLVTWKQAMGIHSDYWTPEHTDALFPRPYTGGTHNYLPSDKWTLDASYVRLKNIQFGYTIPSRITERIKMSRARVFFSGQDILTFSGLGKFQGYFDPETRDGVENDYPFFATASLGINVSF
- a CDS encoding FecR family protein; this translates as MGTLDHDLNTPEDFLQNEFFRNWVKYRPPESREFWEDLLNRYPEKRPAYEKAVAMLLVLYGRDAVQADDTTEAAGRLRELLRTEAGRNGPLPLWRWARWAAAAVLLIGLGFWWSKTWRPASTRSAGMNASGQDGWVIRENRSQPILLVNLPDGSSVLLSRGSTIRFGKEMNGAERNVYLDGEGFFEVVKNPSKPFLVHADKLTTRVLGTSFRVKSFPGRAEAEVVVKTGKVAVLTDDDQLEKPLTLYPNQRVSLIRGNGRLIRSITGPARAEATTAIETEPFDFRFMPVSEAFKTLETHYAVKIRFDGEKMSRCTVTASLKDEPFLEKIRLICLATEASFTLNGDEVTISGTGCP
- a CDS encoding sigma-70 family RNA polymerase sigma factor; its protein translation is MDRTTDDSALWLAYRNGDNEALGLIAERYYGALRRYGMKFLVGESIVDDCIQDVFLDLWQHRERISQTPSVKFYLFKAVRHAILGHMRYHQRFAGEESLDWDTSLPEQFNAESLLIEQETLNGLVAQMHLQMAALPRREREALFLRYYENMSVADISGLMGVNRQSVSNFLQKGITRIRARWFVTMVLNLFFF
- a CDS encoding 2'-5' RNA ligase family protein, which produces MQLASSRLCSYSLAIMPPPPIDEDVRGFKQGYRDAIGKSYGSANADGHISLDGFDAAETDYPLILAEYTRLITPLTPFQLNFSGFADFDRANFSAFYIKPTEESSNAIRERTQAIMKAFDKKFKKQYMQKWADESKNPHMSIGRRLTREWIALAYTLFTDYEAGFLCDSFAIRKYNEKRRQYDVIDTIPLLGRPAAGEQTSLF
- a CDS encoding alpha-L-fucosidase; amino-acid sequence: MRSRILTFLLFLGLATATHAQQTTNKPDRVRWFQDLGFGMFIHWNVDVSLGTVISHSLAGASDDYVSRYIRELPTFFNPKKFDPDEWATLARLAGMKYVVFTTKHHAGFCMFDTKTTAFNVMNTPFKRDVTKEIIEAFRKQGIAIGLYFSPEDFLFFHQNGIPLGRLQDKRQFPTNNPRLMEYDKAQIRELLTNYGKIDIMFFDGPGDGLREYAWSLQPDLVITRDAMNTPEQNIPDKASPRPWEACYTMGTDWQYKPTNDPHKSGTEIINMLIEIRAKGGNFLLNVGPKPNGEIQIEQEALLREIALWNFANGEAIYAVKPLPVIRDKDIWFTQSNDEKAIYAFITKKRDDEWKYGQRREFLFPMIEGNASTKVEVLGYGSELVEYVNNFDASIRHAPTPLGLAVSAVNGQRFYTNRTWPNAVVLKISNAKFRVQEEKKTSKSGIDGAQ
- a CDS encoding RNA-binding domain-containing protein codes for the protein MHLEFKEAKSSLPDGIFESICAMLNSEGGDILLGANDFGSILGVEANQVDKMIKDLVSLSNNSTKISPTFILFPRKYEINQKWIIHVQVPASSQVHKTSQIIFNRSGDGDFRVSEAPQIAEIFNRKRTHYTENTVYPLLRFEDFNAALFPKIRNLIRSNNPDHPWLALDDRQFLETAGLWRRDFLNGQEGYTLAAALLLGKDEVITQILPHYKIDALVRIHDLNRYDDRIYIQTNLVEAYEQLMNFVEKHLPDKFFLQRDQRISLRTAIFREVVANIIVHREYTNARPCTFVIGKSHVETENANNPHGEGMINPERFAPFPKNPVIAKFFIQLGRVDELGSGVLNVTRFTKPYVGRRKPEFMEGVTFRIKIPIPTNKSEGGDEGSSDGSVNAFPTGVENGLLNAPSNASVNGSLNNAIICNGKVIPSLLIETVDRLIESGISGKELVEQTNTNRIGLIQVVFTIVEKEGQKAQDIALKIQKSRATVERYIKNAKALNILRFVGSSKTGGYQTTEYFENRLAEGD